A genomic segment from Bubalus bubalis isolate 160015118507 breed Murrah chromosome 5, NDDB_SH_1, whole genome shotgun sequence encodes:
- the MS4A18 gene encoding membrane-spanning 4-domains subfamily A member 18 isoform X1 yields the protein MMEQGVGANTVSGVMAPGNVYMIQARNPVAPGSKGQPVGMATYLTSRATESDAGRANLQTPRVVIQNPAEVNATQDPPTALQHPTAVAGLQTPPGEIQYSLGTTDLQTQPGGPQNPPTCAPGPMYTSNQFQWNMPFGSFFTFDPKKFIKDEVRTLGAIQILIGLTHIFTAINPSLYDEKSYSAISGYLVWGGIFFIISGSLSVEAEKDCSSCMVHGSIGMNVVSAIVSLAGVLLLIMDLYFSLTINVKTISGGLLPFVLLEFCLTCVVSHFGCQATCWNQFVNRTEVPTIVIANPANTPTGPFNATNGTTGYVNVITSSANPTSPTNTTVTVPPVPS from the exons ATGATGGAGCAGGGAGTTGGAGCCAACACTGTGTCTGGTGTTATGGCACCAGGTAATGTGTACATGATCCAAGCCAGGAATCCTGTGGCTCCTGGGAGCAAGGGGCAGCCTGTGGGCATGGCCACTTACTTAACATCCAGAGCGACCGAGAGTGATGCAGGAAGAGCGAACTTACAGACGCCACGCGTGGTGATCCAGAATCCAGCGGAAGTGAACGCCACACAGGATCCGCCCACTGCGCTTCAGCATCCGACAGCAGTGGCCGGTTTGCAGACCCCACCTGGGGAGATCCAGTACTCACTGGGAACCACAGACCTCCAAACCCAGCCTGGAGGCCCTCAGAATCCCCCCACATGTGCCCCTGGGCCGATGTATACCTCCAACCAGTTCCAATGGAACATGCCATTTGGATCATTTTTTACATTCGATCCCAAGAAATTCATAAAGGACGAGGTCAGGACACTGGGG GCCATCCAGATTCTCATCGGCCTGACTCACATCTTCACTGCCATCAATCCTTCACTGTATGATGAAAAATCTTATTCCGCAATATCAGGGTACCTGGTCTGGGGAGGAATATTC TTTATCATCTCTGGATCGCTCTCAGTGGAGGCTGAAAAGGACTGCAGTTCTTGCATG GTGCATGGCAGCATTGGCATGAACGTGGTCAGCGCTATCGTTTCCCTGGCTGGGGTCTTGCTTCTCATCATGGATCTGTACTTTAGCCTGACG ATTAACGTGAAGACAATTTCCGGTGGTCTCCTCCCCTTCGTCCTGCTGGAGTTCTGCCTCACTTGTGTGGTCTCGCATTTTGGGTGCCAGGCTACATGTTGGAACCAGTTTGTG AACAGGACAGAGGTTCCGACCATAGTCATTGCCAACCCAGCCAACACTCCCACCGGCCCCTTCAACGCTACTAACGGTACCACTGGCTATGTCAACGTCATCACCAGCTCTGCcaaccccacctcccccaccaacACCACAGTGACGGTGCCCCCTGTACCCTCGTAG
- the MS4A18 gene encoding membrane-spanning 4-domains subfamily A member 18 isoform X2 has product MMEQGVGANTVSGVMAPGNVYMIQARNPVAPGSKGQPVGMATYLTSRATESDAGRANLQTPRVVIQNPAEVNATQDPPTALQHPTAVAGLQTPPGEIQYSLGTTDLQTQPGGPQNPPTCAPGPMYTSNQFQWNMPFGSFFTFDPKKFIKDEVRTLGFIISGSLSVEAEKDCSSCMVHGSIGMNVVSAIVSLAGVLLLIMDLYFSLTINVKTISGGLLPFVLLEFCLTCVVSHFGCQATCWNQFVNRTEVPTIVIANPANTPTGPFNATNGTTGYVNVITSSANPTSPTNTTVTVPPVPS; this is encoded by the exons ATGATGGAGCAGGGAGTTGGAGCCAACACTGTGTCTGGTGTTATGGCACCAGGTAATGTGTACATGATCCAAGCCAGGAATCCTGTGGCTCCTGGGAGCAAGGGGCAGCCTGTGGGCATGGCCACTTACTTAACATCCAGAGCGACCGAGAGTGATGCAGGAAGAGCGAACTTACAGACGCCACGCGTGGTGATCCAGAATCCAGCGGAAGTGAACGCCACACAGGATCCGCCCACTGCGCTTCAGCATCCGACAGCAGTGGCCGGTTTGCAGACCCCACCTGGGGAGATCCAGTACTCACTGGGAACCACAGACCTCCAAACCCAGCCTGGAGGCCCTCAGAATCCCCCCACATGTGCCCCTGGGCCGATGTATACCTCCAACCAGTTCCAATGGAACATGCCATTTGGATCATTTTTTACATTCGATCCCAAGAAATTCATAAAGGACGAGGTCAGGACACTGGGG TTTATCATCTCTGGATCGCTCTCAGTGGAGGCTGAAAAGGACTGCAGTTCTTGCATG GTGCATGGCAGCATTGGCATGAACGTGGTCAGCGCTATCGTTTCCCTGGCTGGGGTCTTGCTTCTCATCATGGATCTGTACTTTAGCCTGACG ATTAACGTGAAGACAATTTCCGGTGGTCTCCTCCCCTTCGTCCTGCTGGAGTTCTGCCTCACTTGTGTGGTCTCGCATTTTGGGTGCCAGGCTACATGTTGGAACCAGTTTGTG AACAGGACAGAGGTTCCGACCATAGTCATTGCCAACCCAGCCAACACTCCCACCGGCCCCTTCAACGCTACTAACGGTACCACTGGCTATGTCAACGTCATCACCAGCTCTGCcaaccccacctcccccaccaacACCACAGTGACGGTGCCCCCTGTACCCTCGTAG